Proteins found in one Micropterus dolomieu isolate WLL.071019.BEF.003 ecotype Adirondacks linkage group LG10, ASM2129224v1, whole genome shotgun sequence genomic segment:
- the LOC123977763 gene encoding heat shock factor protein 2-like, which produces MSSLSDIEIVEVEVGGSAVLPAETEVSTMCTGDIRQTEAGVSATTGQSQRSSALDGSGPTSSALQINKPSGLSLEDPVKMMDSILNENGAISQNINLLGKVELMDYLDSIDCSLEDFQAMLYGKQFGIDFDALEESVCSKENTAQLNQGRIEEDNTDKQLIQYTSCPLLAFLDGCSPPSEVDLGTGSSNTHLQPSSSQCVSVEAEPPSELLDTSLETKPACSSLIRLEPLTEAEASEETLFYLCELSPAGPEADSILLDRV; this is translated from the exons ATGTCATCCCTCAGTGACATAGAAATTGTGGAAGTAGAGGTGGGCGGCAGTGCGGTGCTGCCAGCAGAGACGGAGGTGAGCACCATGTGCACAGGtgacatcagacagacagaggctgGTGTGTCCGCAACAACAGGCCAAAGCCAGAGGAGCAGCGCTTTAGATGGCAGCGGACCAACCAGCAGCGCCCTGCAGATCAATAAACCCTCAGGCCTGAGCCTGGAGGACCCCGTCAAGATGATGGACTCCATACTGAACGAGAACGGAGCAATATCACAGAACATCAACCTGCTGGGCAA ggTGGAGTTGATGGACTATCTGGACAGCATTGACTGCAGTCTGGAGGACTTTCAGGCCATGCTTTATGGAAAACAGTTTGGCATCGATTTTGATGCCCTAGAG GAGAGCGTGTGCTCCAAAGAGAACACAGCACAGCTAAACCAAGGCAGGATCGAGGAAGACAACACAG ATAAGCAGTTGATCCAGTACACCtcctgccccctgctggccttcCTCGATGGCTGCTCTCCTCCTTCAGAGGTGGATCTGGGCACCGGCTCCTCTAACACCCACCTCCAGCCCTCGTCCAGccaatgtgtctctgtggaGGCTGAGCCACCCTCAGAGTTGCTGGACACCAGCCTTGAGACGAAGCCAGCCTGCAGCTCCCTGATCCGCCTGGAGCCTCTGACGGAGGCGGAGGCCAGCGAGGAGACGCTGTTCTATCTGTGTGAACTGAGTCCGGCTGGACCAGAGGCTGACTCCATCCTGCTGGACAGAGTGTGA